The following are encoded in a window of Trichocoleus desertorum ATA4-8-CV12 genomic DNA:
- a CDS encoding PAS domain S-box protein, giving the protein MHIENQTTAVTQATAIDEPLLDPFFTLSLDLLCVVGFDGYFKRWNPVCEKILGFTAAELLNTPAIRFVHPGDRALTKAYIQQLLLSSEPICFENRCLCQDGSYRWLSWKAQALPEQKLIYATAHDITERRRSAKRLRSSEERFQLLIESVKDYAIYMLDSEGIVISWNTGAERIKGYSADEVIGRHFSCFYPPEQVQEGKPTWELQQAAALGQCEVEGERVRRNGSRFWVNAVMIALRDHKGQLQGFAKVTRDITERKQTEAILQRAFDQLEKRVHERTSELSQANFMLKQEIAEREQVEAALRQSEAQLKQQAQQLESTLYELQRTQSQLVQSEKMSSLGQLVAGVAHEINNPVSFIYGNVKYADEYIQTVLHLLTLYQQQCPDPVDELKAALAGIDLDFLAADLQKLLQSMRVGAERIREIVLSLRNFSRLDEAEMKAVDIHEGLDNTLLILKNRLKAHASHPGITVLQEYGDLPLVECYAGQLNQVFMNILSNAIDVLEDSQNQSPEQPGVIHICTTVQADHWVVVRIADNGPGMSETIQRRLFDPFFTTKPVGRGVGLGLSISYQIVVEKHGGRLKCHSIPGQGTEFVIKIPSLAALRASPPLAEPVRLQSRSPEQQTTLNPVSSKQCV; this is encoded by the coding sequence GTGCACATAGAAAACCAAACGACAGCAGTAACCCAAGCAACAGCAATTGATGAACCATTATTAGACCCTTTTTTTACGCTATCTCTGGATTTGCTTTGTGTAGTGGGCTTCGACGGCTACTTTAAGCGCTGGAATCCAGTTTGCGAAAAAATCCTGGGTTTTACTGCTGCTGAGCTGCTCAACACTCCTGCAATACGATTTGTCCACCCTGGCGATCGCGCCCTGACCAAAGCTTATATACAGCAACTACTCCTCAGCTCAGAACCAATTTGTTTCGAGAATCGCTGCTTGTGCCAAGACGGTTCCTATCGTTGGTTGTCCTGGAAAGCCCAAGCCCTGCCAGAGCAAAAACTGATTTATGCCACAGCTCACGACATTACCGAACGCAGGCGATCGGCGAAGCGGCTGCGCTCCAGTGAAGAAAGATTTCAACTGCTCATAGAAAGCGTCAAAGACTATGCCATCTATATGCTCGACTCAGAGGGCATTGTCATTAGTTGGAATACAGGTGCAGAGCGGATCAAAGGCTACAGTGCTGATGAAGTAATTGGTCGGCATTTCTCTTGTTTTTATCCACCCGAACAAGTCCAAGAAGGCAAGCCAACTTGGGAGTTGCAGCAAGCCGCGGCTTTGGGTCAGTGCGAAGTGGAAGGCGAGCGGGTCCGCAGAAATGGCTCTAGATTTTGGGTGAATGCAGTCATGATCGCGCTGCGGGATCACAAAGGGCAACTCCAAGGCTTTGCGAAAGTGACGCGAGACATTACCGAGCGCAAACAAACAGAAGCAATTCTGCAACGAGCTTTTGATCAGCTAGAAAAGCGGGTCCACGAGCGGACGAGTGAGCTATCCCAAGCAAACTTCATGCTCAAGCAAGAAATTGCCGAGCGGGAGCAGGTCGAAGCGGCACTCAGGCAGTCAGAAGCCCAACTAAAGCAGCAAGCTCAACAGCTAGAGTCCACCTTGTATGAGCTACAGCGAACCCAATCCCAACTGGTGCAGTCAGAAAAAATGTCCAGCTTAGGTCAGTTGGTCGCAGGGGTCGCGCACGAGATCAATAATCCGGTTAGCTTTATTTACGGCAACGTCAAGTATGCCGATGAGTATATCCAGACAGTGCTGCATTTACTGACGCTCTATCAACAACAATGTCCCGATCCAGTGGATGAGCTGAAAGCGGCCCTAGCAGGAATTGACTTAGACTTCCTGGCGGCAGACCTGCAAAAGCTCCTGCAATCTATGCGAGTGGGGGCAGAACGGATTCGCGAAATTGTCTTGTCTCTGCGGAACTTCTCGCGCTTGGATGAGGCAGAAATGAAAGCAGTAGACATTCATGAAGGTCTCGACAATACGCTGCTGATTCTAAAAAATCGGCTCAAAGCTCATGCCAGCCATCCTGGGATTACAGTGCTGCAAGAATATGGCGACCTGCCTCTAGTAGAGTGCTACGCCGGACAGCTCAACCAAGTATTCATGAACATTCTGAGTAACGCGATCGATGTTTTGGAGGACTCCCAAAATCAGTCCCCTGAGCAACCGGGTGTGATTCATATTTGTACGACTGTGCAAGCTGATCATTGGGTTGTCGTTCGCATTGCCGACAATGGCCCAGGTATGAGTGAAACCATACAACGGCGGCTCTTTGATCCCTTTTTCACCACAAAACCTGTTGGGCGTGGGGTGGGGTTGGGCTTATCGATTAGCTATCAAATTGTGGTGGAGAAGCATGGAGGCCGCTTAAAGTGCCACTCCATTCCGGGTCAAGGCACAGAATTTGTGATCAAAATTCCTAGCTTGGCAGCTCTCCGGGCCAGCCCACCTCTAGCTGAGCCAGTGCGACTCCAGTCGCGATCGCCAGAGCAGCAAACAACTCTGAATCCCGTGTCATCCAAGCAATGTGTGTGA
- a CDS encoding MgtC/SapB family protein, protein MHPITLDGLGHIVVRLSLALLVGGVIGFEREIHHKPAGLRTHMLVSFGSALLVLIPIQLGQTDASADALSRVIQGIATGIGFLGAGEILQQAKHRSEQVRIRGLTSAAAIWVSAALGIAAGCGLLALSLIAALMVLFVLTIVKRIEPRG, encoded by the coding sequence ATTCATCCAATTACTTTGGACGGCTTAGGGCACATTGTGGTCAGGTTGAGTCTGGCTTTGCTCGTCGGTGGCGTGATTGGCTTCGAGCGAGAAATTCACCATAAACCCGCTGGCCTGAGAACGCACATGCTCGTGAGTTTTGGCTCGGCTCTTTTAGTCCTAATCCCCATCCAATTGGGTCAAACCGACGCAAGTGCCGATGCTCTGAGTCGCGTCATTCAAGGCATAGCTACCGGAATCGGCTTCTTGGGAGCAGGGGAAATCCTCCAGCAGGCGAAGCACAGATCTGAGCAAGTGCGTATCCGGGGGCTGACCTCTGCTGCGGCAATTTGGGTTTCAGCAGCGTTAGGCATTGCCGCAGGTTGTGGTTTACTAGCCCTCAGCTTAATTGCTGCCCTCATGGTGCTTTTTGTGCTGACTATAGTGAAACGCATTGAGCCTCGTGGTTAA
- a CDS encoding RMD1 family protein, translating into MQKIFTAPEPATLFASRTTISVQALFLGERIDIKVLETGDRLAVLPLVVTAGAQGCAVLFRYGAVVLFNLNSEETDAFLTSLKSSVIEPFEKPETESDQIQLNPADASKVKDGIILLSEFTVERLQLVADVLAKSVVLSHYEASIANFFDRIEPLAADLQYQGRGKRQDRELLRHIGGTLLIQHKMVGLVALGEKPETLWERPELERLYLRMEDEYEISERHAALQRKLELISRTAETVLDLLQRNSSQRVEWYIVILIVVEILLTLYELFFRG; encoded by the coding sequence ATGCAGAAAATTTTCACAGCTCCCGAACCTGCTACTTTATTTGCGAGTAGAACCACGATTAGCGTGCAGGCGCTATTTTTAGGTGAGCGGATTGACATCAAAGTCTTAGAGACAGGCGATCGCCTAGCCGTTTTACCTCTGGTGGTGACAGCGGGAGCACAAGGCTGTGCAGTGCTGTTTCGTTATGGAGCCGTCGTGCTCTTTAACTTAAATTCTGAAGAAACGGATGCTTTTCTAACGAGTCTCAAGTCCTCTGTGATCGAGCCTTTCGAAAAGCCAGAAACGGAATCTGACCAGATCCAGCTCAACCCCGCTGATGCCTCTAAGGTCAAAGACGGCATTATTCTCTTGAGCGAGTTTACAGTGGAGCGGTTGCAACTCGTCGCTGATGTTTTGGCTAAAAGCGTAGTTCTGTCCCATTACGAAGCCAGCATTGCTAATTTCTTCGATCGCATTGAGCCTTTAGCGGCTGATTTGCAATATCAAGGTCGAGGCAAACGCCAAGATAGAGAGTTACTGCGTCACATCGGCGGCACGCTATTAATTCAACACAAAATGGTAGGACTGGTAGCCTTGGGCGAAAAGCCAGAAACCCTCTGGGAACGTCCAGAACTAGAGCGGCTCTACCTTCGAATGGAAGATGAATATGAAATCAGCGAGCGGCACGCGGCTTTACAACGCAAGCTGGAGTTGATCTCCCGGACTGCTGAAACTGTGCTGGATTTGCTGCAACGCAATAGTAGTCAGCGGGTCGAGTGGTACATCGTCATTTTGATTGTGGTCGAAATTCTGCTGACCCTGTATGAGTTGTTCTTCCGGGGTTAA
- a CDS encoding phosphatase PAP2 family protein, producing MQDLSAQIIRAWRERVGPKLLPLLSTVRLGGLVLAGFALWGFAEIADEVLEKETQAFDTTILLSLREMHNPLLDRLMIAITFLGEPTELTIMSLALGAWLLWRGQRSEATTLAIAAAGAAGLNFLLKDVFARARPALWQRIVDVRYYSFPSGHAMLSMVVYGLLGYLLATHFRRWRIGILVATVVIIAAIGLSRLYLGVHWPTDVLAGYAAGLVWLLTCILSIEIWRHRAAMRTQEAERPKSTSTK from the coding sequence ATGCAAGACCTCAGTGCCCAAATTATTCGAGCTTGGCGCGAGCGTGTAGGCCCCAAGCTGTTGCCGCTGCTGTCTACAGTGCGATTGGGTGGATTAGTGCTGGCAGGTTTTGCTCTCTGGGGCTTTGCCGAAATAGCCGATGAAGTTTTAGAAAAAGAAACACAAGCATTCGACACGACAATTTTGCTGAGCCTGCGGGAGATGCACAACCCCCTGCTCGATCGCCTCATGATCGCGATTACGTTTCTTGGGGAGCCAACAGAACTAACTATTATGAGTTTGGCTTTGGGTGCTTGGCTGCTGTGGCGAGGTCAACGCTCTGAAGCCACTACATTGGCGATCGCGGCAGCAGGAGCAGCGGGGCTGAATTTTTTGCTAAAGGATGTATTTGCTCGTGCCCGTCCTGCTTTGTGGCAGCGAATTGTAGATGTGCGATATTACAGCTTCCCCAGTGGTCACGCCATGTTGTCGATGGTGGTCTATGGTCTGCTGGGCTATTTGCTAGCCACTCACTTTAGACGCTGGCGCATCGGCATTTTGGTTGCCACAGTGGTTATAATTGCCGCGATCGGGTTGAGTCGGCTCTATCTGGGTGTTCACTGGCCTACAGATGTTTTGGCAGGCTACGCAGCGGGTTTGGTCTGGTTACTAACCTGCATCCTCAGCATCGAAATCTGGCGACACCGAGCCGCAATGCGAACTCAAGAAGCAGAACGCCCAAAATCAACCAGCACAAAATGA
- a CDS encoding flavin-dependent dehydrogenase has translation MKEILYIEVPTPDTEGVCRWLQQDFHPELGEKIVTPNGFRLSCCRTTTASKTISDPTSALDSELSVFVWSLQRTTYLKIFRWAETAIPGEQKFLQHLTTAIRQQFPNQYPVPPAIDLTQQSIFEALASRYPQTVKFFQKMPNGEYDLTRVYWWEQRWREGVRNPQQPQQVIFRSEASPKGLGTSNSDSQNPNAFDYDLIYIGGALGVIHAAVMARLGYRVLLVERLPFGRMNREWNISRDEFQSLIDLGLFTPADFESVIAREYIDGFHKFFDANNPPQAKAPILHTPTVLNVGIDADKLLRVCGDKFRAAGGEIWDETEFVRADVSAEQVTVTLTHLPTRSPKQVTGRLLVDAMGTASPIAWQLNGGRAFDSVCPTVGAAIASGFAPEVWDAKYGDVLNSHGDISKGRQLIWELFPAQGEEITIYLFHYHQVHPDNPGSLLEMYEDFFTILPEYRRCDMDQLVWRKPTFGYIPGHFTVGSRDRQVAFDRLVAIGDAASLQSPLVFTGFGSLVRNLGRLTHLLDTALQHDLLRAKHLNQIHTFQSNVSVTWLFSKGMMVPTHRFLPPERINAMLNTFFGILAGEPPAIADAFIKDRADWVSFNRMAIRAAWQNPALLVWIWQLAGPKDFFRWIGSYVSFTVAALMSGLVGNWLPQLTRWSQPWLEAHYPGFWLWLLSWNYALTAGLGLPQVEFRRSLPNSSTSQPDVASGSPVSPNSPLAGKKG, from the coding sequence ATGAAAGAAATTCTTTACATTGAAGTTCCTACCCCAGATACAGAGGGTGTGTGTCGATGGTTACAGCAAGACTTTCACCCAGAGTTGGGCGAGAAGATTGTAACGCCAAACGGCTTCCGTCTCAGCTGTTGCAGGACTACAACAGCATCTAAGACGATTTCAGACCCAACGAGTGCCCTAGACTCTGAGCTGTCAGTTTTTGTCTGGTCTTTACAGCGAACGACCTATTTAAAGATTTTTCGGTGGGCAGAAACAGCAATTCCAGGAGAGCAAAAATTCCTCCAGCACCTTACAACCGCAATTAGGCAGCAGTTTCCCAATCAGTACCCAGTGCCGCCTGCGATCGACCTGACGCAGCAATCGATCTTTGAGGCTCTCGCTTCTCGCTATCCCCAGACGGTGAAGTTCTTCCAGAAAATGCCGAACGGGGAATATGACCTAACCCGTGTCTACTGGTGGGAGCAACGCTGGCGTGAGGGCGTCCGTAATCCTCAGCAACCCCAACAGGTAATTTTTCGCTCAGAAGCCAGCCCTAAAGGCTTAGGCACGAGCAACTCAGATTCGCAGAACCCCAACGCCTTCGATTACGACTTGATCTACATTGGTGGCGCTTTGGGGGTGATTCATGCTGCGGTGATGGCTCGGCTGGGCTACCGGGTGCTATTGGTGGAGCGCTTGCCCTTTGGCCGCATGAATCGAGAATGGAATATTTCTCGGGATGAATTCCAAAGCTTAATTGATTTGGGACTGTTTACGCCCGCTGACTTTGAATCTGTAATTGCTAGGGAATATATCGACGGGTTTCATAAGTTTTTTGATGCCAATAATCCGCCTCAAGCGAAAGCTCCGATTTTGCACACGCCGACGGTGCTCAATGTTGGGATTGATGCCGACAAGCTGTTGCGAGTTTGTGGCGACAAATTCCGGGCGGCAGGGGGTGAAATTTGGGACGAAACTGAGTTTGTCCGGGCTGATGTCAGCGCTGAACAAGTGACGGTGACGCTGACTCACTTACCAACGCGATCGCCCAAACAGGTTACAGGACGCTTGTTGGTTGATGCGATGGGTACCGCTTCCCCGATCGCTTGGCAACTCAACGGTGGCCGCGCCTTTGACAGTGTTTGCCCGACCGTAGGGGCGGCGATCGCGAGTGGTTTCGCGCCAGAAGTCTGGGATGCCAAGTATGGTGATGTCCTCAACAGCCACGGGGACATTTCTAAGGGGCGACAATTGATTTGGGAGCTGTTCCCAGCTCAGGGTGAGGAAATCACGATTTATCTGTTCCACTACCATCAGGTACATCCCGACAATCCTGGCTCGCTGCTGGAGATGTATGAGGACTTTTTTACGATTCTGCCAGAGTATCGCCGTTGCGATATGGATCAGCTGGTGTGGCGCAAACCGACGTTTGGTTATATTCCGGGTCACTTCACGGTAGGCAGTCGCGATCGCCAGGTGGCTTTCGATCGGTTGGTGGCGATCGGGGATGCTGCTTCGTTGCAGTCTCCCTTGGTTTTCACTGGATTTGGCTCACTGGTGCGCAATTTGGGCCGTTTAACTCATCTGCTTGACACGGCTTTGCAGCACGATCTGCTCAGGGCTAAGCACCTCAACCAAATCCATACGTTCCAAAGTAATGTCTCTGTGACTTGGCTGTTCTCTAAAGGCATGATGGTGCCGACTCACCGCTTCCTGCCGCCAGAGCGGATTAACGCCATGCTCAATACCTTCTTTGGTATTTTGGCAGGGGAACCTCCAGCCATAGCAGATGCGTTTATCAAAGACCGAGCTGATTGGGTGTCGTTTAACCGCATGGCGATCCGCGCCGCATGGCAAAACCCCGCCTTGTTAGTTTGGATTTGGCAACTGGCTGGCCCGAAAGACTTTTTCCGTTGGATTGGCAGCTATGTGAGCTTTACCGTTGCTGCTCTGATGAGCGGTTTGGTGGGTAATTGGCTCCCTCAACTCACTCGTTGGAGTCAACCTTGGTTAGAAGCACACTATCCTGGCTTTTGGTTGTGGTTGTTGAGCTGGAACTATGCGCTAACGGCTGGCTTGGGCCTTCCTCAAGTTGAATTTAGGCGATCGCTACCCAATTCATCCACGTCGCAGCCTGATGTCGCCTCAGGTTCCCCTGTCAGCCCTAACAGCCCTTTGGCAGGCAAAAAAGGTTAA
- a CDS encoding CHAT domain-containing protein has protein sequence MLHPILLPTLPLAHTAKPLPRAIALTLPGQALAIAVSLLNPASTLASPTTPEIFAPKPTTSSTALTSTQNTHESRQLLAQVIIPAGDGVGTTVTPSGDRYDIMGGQRSGDGSNLFHSFSQFGLSQGQIANFLATPDIQNILARVVGGEASWIQGLIQVSGSNVNLYLLNPAGIIFGTNASLNLPAAFTATTANAVGFGDQWFNAAGSNNYAALGGNPTRLAFTMTQPGAIANSGNLAVGSGQHLSLIGGTVVNTGNLTAPAGEITVAAIPGQSSVQLSQIGSLLSLQVQPPNPDNSTAWTLPIPALPALLTGGDSSNATNIAVNAQGQVMLSGSGMGLDLHPGTALVAGKLDVSGAVGGTVRVLGDRIGVVGATLEASGATQGGNILVGGNYQGQGPLPNASRTDISSGAVLNANANQSGDGGQVVVWADDTTGFSGKINARGAAAGQGGSAEVSGKQTLLFRGEVDLSAPQGKTGILLLDPVNITVVAGAGGPDDLQLADGQILAGDGGTSSFTISEAALESLAGNTSVVLQASNDILINPLSDTNLSFAIGVGSITFTADADGVGGGSFAMPATNTIRTSGRSLTISGADLNLGNIDTSSTTTGGAVNLSALNTLTVGAINTSASGLTTPLGGSVNLTAISDIRFNSIDSRGINLGTGAGTGGDVAIATTRGTVSGLAVLPNGATINASGSSDNASVSIQTAGGPDNLPFTVNSGAPLNGLTGTISGGTAPLATGTFPILAAGGLASGTPSGISISSVNTAPALGSAPTLPSTAFETPITFTYADLAPTLADVDLDNMTLVISSVPAGTLTVNGAPVVPGTTQLTPGDALVYTPAVGATGPATAFTLAAGDAVSLSTPTAIAITIGSPPPLPPPPPPEPPASPPAPPPLPPTLPPLPPPPDPPAPPVPPSPLPPPTPTPAFQPALAAPLEGPPRRLSMELASLPCNSLDLDLYGLEERVSQEFETYLGKPRRGPNYNLTDICEHLDLVERATGVKPAILYATFVPAALLPGQALAASPSQPEPRDDDQLEIILITAKDNPIRQRIPGASRKTVLQMAQQFRDDLTDPANRDTTSYLPAAQQFYQWLVAPLEAELKARKVENIAFIMDTGLRSLPIAALHSGQQFLVEKYSLGIMPSLSLTETLYQGLKKSEVLAMGASEFRDQQPLPAVPVELSAIQAGWAGQTFLNEAFTLRNLEAQRQQQPFEIIHLATHAEFKSGSPDNSYIQLWDKKLRLTDLPDLGWNNPPVQLLVLSSCRTALGDREAELGFAGVAYQAGVKSVLASLWAVDDEGTLALMSKFYQQLKTAPIKTEALRQAQLAMIRGQVQVDQGKLRSPNESMPLPPELAEIGTKDLAHPYYWSAFTMIGSPW, from the coding sequence ATGCTCCACCCGATTCTGCTGCCCACACTCCCGCTAGCTCATACCGCCAAGCCGCTTCCAAGGGCGATCGCGCTGACTCTTCCGGGTCAAGCCCTGGCAATCGCAGTGTCACTCCTGAATCCTGCCAGCACGCTAGCCAGCCCTACCACCCCAGAAATCTTTGCGCCTAAGCCTACAACAAGCTCAACTGCCCTAACTAGTACCCAGAACACACATGAAAGCAGACAGCTGTTGGCACAGGTTATTATTCCCGCAGGGGATGGGGTCGGCACCACGGTCACACCCAGCGGCGATCGCTACGACATTATGGGAGGCCAGCGATCGGGAGACGGCAGCAATCTCTTTCATAGCTTTAGTCAGTTTGGACTTAGCCAAGGGCAAATTGCCAATTTCCTAGCAACTCCTGACATTCAGAATATTTTGGCGCGAGTCGTTGGCGGTGAAGCTTCTTGGATTCAAGGCTTAATCCAGGTCAGCGGCAGCAATGTCAACTTGTACCTACTCAACCCAGCGGGAATTATCTTTGGGACTAACGCTAGCCTCAATTTACCTGCTGCTTTTACGGCAACCACTGCCAATGCCGTAGGTTTTGGTGACCAATGGTTCAATGCTGCTGGCAGTAACAACTATGCAGCCCTGGGTGGCAACCCGACCCGTTTGGCCTTTACCATGACGCAACCGGGGGCGATCGCAAACAGTGGCAATTTAGCAGTTGGTTCAGGCCAGCATCTGAGCTTGATTGGGGGCACAGTCGTTAATACCGGAAATCTAACGGCACCAGCAGGCGAGATCACGGTGGCTGCCATACCAGGACAGAGTTCGGTACAACTGAGTCAGATTGGCAGCTTACTAAGCCTGCAAGTCCAACCACCCAACCCCGACAACTCGACTGCTTGGACGTTGCCAATTCCCGCTTTGCCAGCATTGCTCACGGGTGGCGACAGTAGCAATGCCACCAATATTGCTGTTAACGCTCAGGGGCAGGTGATGCTGAGCGGCTCTGGGATGGGTCTGGATCTCCATCCAGGAACCGCTTTGGTGGCTGGGAAGCTAGACGTTTCTGGTGCGGTAGGCGGCACAGTCAGAGTGTTGGGCGATCGCATCGGGGTAGTCGGTGCAACGCTAGAAGCATCGGGTGCGACGCAAGGCGGCAATATTCTAGTAGGGGGCAATTATCAAGGTCAAGGCCCCTTACCTAATGCTTCGCGCACTGACATCAGTTCCGGTGCAGTCCTCAATGCCAACGCCAACCAAAGCGGTGACGGGGGCCAAGTGGTGGTTTGGGCGGATGACACAACAGGATTCTCCGGCAAAATCAATGCCCGGGGTGCGGCTGCGGGTCAAGGGGGATCGGCGGAAGTATCAGGTAAGCAAACTCTGCTGTTTCGCGGGGAAGTTGATCTAAGTGCGCCTCAGGGTAAGACAGGCATACTCCTGCTCGATCCGGTCAATATTACCGTGGTAGCGGGGGCGGGTGGCCCGGACGACCTCCAGTTAGCCGACGGGCAAATTTTGGCAGGAGATGGCGGCACCAGTTCCTTCACCATTTCCGAAGCCGCCTTGGAGAGCTTGGCAGGAAATACCAGTGTGGTCTTGCAAGCTAGCAATGATATTTTGATCAACCCGCTCTCGGACACCAATCTGAGCTTTGCGATCGGCGTGGGTTCGATTACATTTACCGCTGATGCAGATGGCGTGGGCGGTGGCTCTTTTGCCATGCCAGCCACTAATACCATTCGGACGAGTGGGCGATCGCTAACGATCTCCGGGGCTGACCTTAACCTGGGCAATATTGACACTAGCAGCACCACAACGGGCGGAGCGGTTAACCTATCGGCTCTCAACACCCTGACTGTGGGAGCAATCAACACTTCTGCCAGTGGGTTAACGACACCCCTCGGCGGCTCAGTCAATCTCACTGCCATCAGTGACATTCGCTTCAACAGCATTGACAGCCGAGGCATCAACTTGGGAACCGGAGCGGGCACAGGTGGAGATGTGGCGATCGCAACGACTAGAGGCACGGTGAGTGGGCTGGCCGTGCTGCCCAATGGAGCCACCATCAATGCCTCTGGGTCCAGTGACAATGCTTCGGTGTCAATCCAAACCGCAGGTGGTCCTGATAATCTCCCGTTCACTGTCAACTCAGGCGCGCCGCTCAATGGCCTTACCGGGACGATCAGCGGGGGGACTGCCCCATTAGCGACAGGTACTTTCCCCATCTTGGCGGCAGGCGGCTTAGCCAGTGGCACACCCAGTGGGATCAGCATCAGTTCAGTTAACACCGCGCCTGCTCTAGGATCTGCTCCTACCTTGCCTAGCACCGCATTTGAAACCCCGATTACCTTCACCTATGCCGACTTAGCGCCGACCTTGGCTGATGTTGACCTAGACAATATGACGCTGGTAATCAGCTCTGTTCCGGCTGGAACGTTGACGGTGAATGGAGCGCCTGTCGTACCGGGAACGACCCAGCTAACTCCTGGTGATGCCTTGGTTTACACCCCTGCTGTGGGTGCAACCGGGCCTGCTACTGCCTTTACCCTGGCAGCTGGTGATGCTGTGTCGCTCTCCACTCCTACGGCGATCGCGATTACCATTGGCAGTCCTCCACCTCTCCCCCCTCCGCCACCGCCTGAACCCCCTGCATCTCCCCCAGCACCTCCTCCTCTTCCTCCTACACTGCCACCTCTGCCGCCACCGCCTGACCCCCCTGCGCCACCAGTACCACCCTCCCCTCTTCCTCCACCAACCCCTACTCCCGCTTTTCAGCCCGCCCTAGCCGCTCCTCTAGAAGGCCCACCCCGACGGTTGTCTATGGAATTGGCTAGTTTACCTTGCAACTCGCTGGATTTGGATCTTTATGGCTTGGAGGAGCGGGTGAGTCAAGAATTCGAGACTTATCTCGGCAAACCTAGGCGCGGTCCCAACTACAACTTGACGGATATTTGTGAGCACTTGGACTTAGTAGAGCGAGCTACCGGGGTTAAACCCGCCATCCTATATGCCACGTTCGTGCCAGCGGCATTGCTACCAGGTCAGGCTTTAGCGGCTAGCCCCAGCCAGCCTGAACCCCGCGATGATGACCAATTAGAAATAATTCTGATTACGGCGAAGGACAACCCGATTCGCCAACGGATTCCGGGCGCATCCAGAAAAACTGTGTTGCAGATGGCACAGCAGTTTCGTGATGACCTGACGGACCCTGCCAACCGCGACACCACAAGTTACTTGCCAGCGGCACAGCAGTTTTATCAATGGCTCGTTGCCCCCCTAGAAGCGGAGCTAAAAGCTAGAAAAGTTGAAAATATTGCCTTCATCATGGATACAGGACTGCGATCGCTCCCCATTGCAGCGCTGCATAGTGGACAGCAGTTCTTGGTAGAGAAGTACAGCTTGGGGATCATGCCCAGCTTGAGCTTGACGGAAACGCTTTACCAAGGTCTGAAGAAGTCAGAAGTGCTGGCGATGGGAGCTTCTGAGTTTCGGGATCAACAACCATTACCAGCGGTACCTGTGGAGTTGTCGGCCATCCAAGCAGGTTGGGCTGGGCAGACTTTCTTAAATGAAGCCTTTACCCTCAGAAATTTGGAGGCACAGCGGCAACAACAGCCGTTTGAAATCATCCACCTAGCAACTCACGCAGAATTTAAATCAGGTAGCCCTGACAACTCCTATATTCAGCTCTGGGACAAGAAGCTACGCCTCACTGATTTACCGGATTTGGGTTGGAATAACCCACCCGTTCAGTTGTTGGTGCTGAGTTCTTGTCGTACCGCTTTGGGCGATCGCGAAGCAGAGTTGGGGTTTGCGGGGGTCGCGTACCAGGCGGGAGTAAAATCGGTGCTAGCCAGCTTGTGGGCGGTAGATGACGAAGGCACATTGGCGCTGATGAGCAAGTTTTATCAACAACTGAAAACTGCTCCCATCAAGACAGAAGCGTTACGGCAAGCCCAATTAGCCATGATTCGTGGCCAAGTGCAGGTAGACCAGGGTAAGCTGAGAAGTCCTAATGAAAGTATGCCGCTGCCACCCGAATTGGCGGAAATAGGAACTAAGGATTTGGCCCATCCTTACTATTGGTCCGCTTTCACGATGATTGGTAGCCCTTGGTAA